The Manihot esculenta cultivar AM560-2 chromosome 11, M.esculenta_v8, whole genome shotgun sequence genome includes a region encoding these proteins:
- the LOC122725026 gene encoding uncharacterized protein LOC122725026 — protein sequence MPRRAVSSRGREHSQHLSMNEIDEAVQVQEEILEHTPQALGGQANASSSSSVRTRGPNLGHPIPSNPSDRQLIRLKGTVFLDSTVTRSITNDIKMRYTAPWKTWSEIPLKTKDELFGLFRSRYAWDESEEGMKRSDEIIEEQK from the exons atgcctCGAAGAGCAGTATCATCCAGAGGTAGAGAACATAGCCAGCATCTGTCTATGAATGAAATAGATGAGGCAGTACAGGTGCAGGAGGAAATACTGGAGCACACTCCACAAGCATTAGGGGGCCAAGCAAACgcatcctcatcatcatcagttCGAACTAGAGGTCCGAATTTGGGACATCCTATCCCATCAAACCCGTCTGATCGACAATTGATTAGATTGAAAGGAACTGT ttttttaGATTCTACGGTTACTAGATCAATCACTAATGACATTAAGATGCGCTATACTGCTCCATGGAAAACTTGGTCAGAAATACCTTTAAAGACAAAAGACGAGCTCTTCGGACTTTTTCGA AGTCGATATGCATGGGATGAGAGTGAAGAAGGTATGAAAAGATCAGATGAAATCATTGAAGAACAAAAATAG